The genomic stretch AGTAAGATATATTTACCTACAACGCCTTTATACTTGTCTTCTTTGTCAAGGTTGTTATCTTTTAAGTATTTATAGATATTAGCACAAGTCGGGACATGAGAATAAAGATGTGATACCCATTCAAATTGTTCATTTATGTTAGCCTCAAGTGCTGCAACTGATGAGATTATTGCGCTGGTTGAATACGCAATATAATTTTCTTCTTTATTATAATTATCTGAATCAACTTCTATTGCTAAAGCATTTGTTATAGCAAGTTCAGATGCTTTGATGTGAATCCTGCTTAACGGGTACAGTTCAAGCGCATAAAATTTCATCATCAGTGAATTACCCCATTACATTGACTGTTCCCTCAAAATGTGTAGAGCGGTTTTTTCTGCGGATCATCAGAGCACCGGGCCGCTGAAATTGAGGGTGTTGAATTAGCTGGTATTTAATCAGTTAAGGCCGTTTCCTTCTTATTCAACTTCGTTCGTGGAAAGGAGGACGTGTAATAACTTTAACTTTTCTAACAATTCATCAAATGTAATTATTTCAACATTTCTCGAATTTTTCCGGAAAATCTCAAATGATTTTTGTTTTTCCCAATCATCCGGCATTTTCCCAATGACAAGGGCGCAATGAACAGCATATGTCTCGATATCAGATATGCGAGATTCTTCTTTGAGCGAAGCTATACTTTTTTGCAGTTTGTATTTTTGATCTAATACTTGGTTAAGTGACCCGGACAATGCTACAGATGGTGAATAAACATTCTCTCGATATTTTTTTCCAATAAGTGCTTCCTGTGGCGTTTTAATTTCAATAATAGCTGTATTGTTGGTCAGTAAGTTTTTGGACAGAAAATCAGCTATTTTGTCGCCAGACCCTGAAAACTTCAAGCCTCCTACAGATGCTTGGTCTTGCACCTTGATAACTGGGCAACCGAAAATCATGCTAAGTATGAATGGATTCTCATTAAAAAGATCTTGCCAATGTTTCTCACCGAGTTGTTTTTTTAACTTTTCCTGGTACTTTTCGATTAAAATTTCAAGACTGCACAGTTCAACATCTTTTTTTATCTTAAAGATTTCATTTTTATACTTACTGTATATTTCATGTTTTTTTGATGTCTCTATATCTGAAATAGAATTAAAGGCAATATCGTATCTATATTTATATATTTTCTTCCTGTACATAGATGGATTAAATTTATGTAGAAGATTGTTGAATGTGAAAATATCTTTTTGTTTCGATCCTTCTTTTTTCTGCAAGTCTTCAATTCGATTAAGACCTCTTCTTAGCTGTTCAAAATCTTCAAAATTAATACAATAAGCTCTATCTTCTTCTCTAAATCCTGTTTTGCAGACTTTACTAATTGAAAGTATTCTGATGTGTTGTGTTTCCTCTACTGTCTTTATGATAAACCTATATCTCTGCAAAAGGCCAATACCAAATAAAAGATTTCTGCTGAATCCTTCTGGAAGGATATTGAAAATATTTAATAAATCATCTGGCGTATTTGGATATGTAAAACCAAATCCTTCCAAATGTATCTCTTCTATCTTGTTGTATTTATTTTTTAAATAATTTCTTCCTGATGTAATAATCAAAGGATATATACAAACTACATCACATCCTCCGATATGTTCATTGCAACCAATAACATCATCATAAAAATGTAGCAATTTATAGCTATGCGACAAGGCATACTTTTGTTCTTCATTTGAAAGAGCAGAGGTGTCGATCTCTTCCTGAAAAGGTCTATATTCAATAACCACTTCCTCTCCTTCATCTCGAAAGGTAGTATCTTTATTGCGAGTAATAGAGACAGAACCGTTAGTAAGAGTTTTATACAGATCGTCATTTTCTGAGCCTATATTCCTCATTATAATTCCTCAAATTCAATATGTTGACAAGGTTGGTATGGTTCAATTATTTACTTTACTTCAACATTTACCACCATACTATGTCCGCTTCAACCTATTTCCCGTCCTCCTGAACCAGCCGGGAGTCTCCCTTCGTTGACAATGCCCCGCCTCACTCGCTCTTTCCTTTCCGCTCCTGCCCCGCATCAGCAATCAGGTATCCTTCCGCCATCCTCTCACATTGTCAGCTCTTCAAGGATATAACAGCCCGCCGCCGTGGATTTCAAGCTATCTTCAATTCTGTTTACAACAAAAGCGACATGTATCTACTAAAATGTAGATATACAAACAAAAGGGTTTCAGGGAAACATGTCGGTTTTGTTCGCTCTTTAATGAAAGAGTGCTTAATGAACCGATATTAAAGGGTGAAAATCTTTTTTTCTCGAACGGCACACCACTTGCTATATAAGGGACAACAGCGGCACAACACTAACCCGCAACGCAAACAAAGGACCGGGCATTCCGGGAATATCCTCTTATATACACGGAGAAAAACAATGAGAAAGGTAGCAATCTACGGCAAGGGCGGAATCGGAAAATCTACAACAACCCAGAACACCGTGGCCGGACTGTGCGAACTGGGCAGAAAGGTTATGGTTGTCGGCTGTGACCCCAAAGCAGACTCCACTCGTCTGCTGCTCGGCGGTTTGGCCCAGAAATCTGTACTCGACACCCTGCGCGAGGAAGGCGAGGACGTAGAACTGGAGGACATCCGAAAAGCAGGATACGGCGGAACCTGGTGTGTTGAGTCCGGCGGTCCTGAGCCGGGAGTTGGTTGTGCAGGTCGCGGTATTATTACCTCTATTAATATGCTGGAGTCTCTGGGTGCCTACGAGGAAAGCGAAGAGCTGGATTATGCCTTTTATGACGTACTGGGCGATGTGGTCTGCGGCGGGTTCGCCATGCCTATCCGTGACGGTAAAGCGGAAGAAATTTATATTGTTGTGTCCGGTGAGATGATGGCTATGTATGCGGCCAACAATATCAGCAAGGGTATTATGAAATTTGCCCAGTCCGGTAATGTACGTCTGGGCGGATTGATCTGTAACTCCCGTGCTGTTGATAACGAGCAGGAGATGATAGAGAAATTCGCAGAAAAACTGGGAACCCAGATGATCTGGTTTGTACCGCGTGACAACGATGTACAGCGGGCCGAGATCAACAGAAAGACTGTTATTGAATGGAAACCCGAGGTGCCTCAGGCAGAGAAATATCGGGGCCTGGCCAAGGCCATTGATGCGAACGAGAAGTTCGTCATCCCCACACCTATGGAGATTGAAGAGCTGGAAGCATTGCTCATGGAATTCGGTTTGATGAATTAAACATGGGACGGTAGGGACAGACCTATGTGTCTGCCCGGTATGAAAGGGCGAACACAGGGATTCGCCCCTACGAGTAAAAAACGGTAGGGGCAGGTCCCCGTGCCTGCCCTTAAACACAATGTAGGGGCACGGCGCGCCGTGCCCCTACGGGTAAATATATAAGGAGAACAACTCATGTTAATGATCAGAGCTATAGTAAGGCCGGAGAAATCCGATGAAATTCTTGCTGCCCTCATGGATGCAGGCTTTCCAGCGGTCACCAAATATTCCGTTGCCGGGCGTGGTAAACAACGCGGTATCAAAATTGGTGATGTTACCTATGATGAGATTCCGAAAACGATGCTTATGTCCGTGGTTCGGGATGAAGATAAAGATTTTGTTATCCAGACCATCATGGATACCGCAAGGACTTCCGAGAAAGGCGCTTTTGGTGACGGTAAGATTTTTGTCAGCGAGGTTGAAGAGCTCTATACCATCAGCTCCGGCCTGAAGGAAGGCGTTGCCGAGGAGGCTGCATAATGAAGGAAGTCATCGCTGTGGTACGCATCAACATGATGAACCAGACCAAGCAGGCCTTAAGCGATGCCGGGGTTGACGCCTATTTCGCCCGAGAGGCTCAGGGGCGGGGCAAAGGTTTCGCCAATCCCAAGGTGCTTGAAGGGGTTGATGAGGGATACGAGGAAGCGGCTGCCGTGTTGGGAGAGAAGGGAAAACTCTATCCCAAGCGAGTGCTAACCGTGGTGGTTGAGGACGATAAGGTCGACGATGTTGTGCAGGCCATTATCGCGCCCAACAAGACCGGCAAGCCGGGCGACGGAAAGATATTTATCCTGCCTGTGGCTGATTCGGTTCGGGTTCGGACCGGGGAATCGGGCGAAGAAGCTATCGTCTGAACCTGAAGAGAAAATTTGAGGAGAACAATATGGGAGCGGCAGAAAAACTGGTGCAGTGGAATCCCACCGATATTAAGGCGGAATTGATTAAAAAGTATCCGCCCAAGGTGGCCCGTAAACGCGCCAAACAGATAATGATTAACGAGGCCTTGGAGAACGGCACGCCGGAAATTACGGCCAATGTTCGTACCATCCCAGGCATCATCACCATGCGCGGTTGTACCTACGCCGGTTGTAAGGGCGTTATCATGGGACCGACCCGCGATATCGTCAACCTGGTCCACGGACCCATCGGATGTAGCTTTTACGCCTGGTTGACCCGACGTAATCAGACCGATGCTGGCCCGGAAGGACCGGCCGGTGAAAATTTCATGAACTACTGTTTTTCCACCGATATGCAGGATCAGGATATCATCTTCGGCGGAGAGAAAAAACTGGAGCAGGCCATTCAGGAAGCCTATGACCTGTTTCATCCCAAGTCCATTGCAGTGTTTGCCACCTGTCCGGTGGGTCTGATCGGAGATGATATTCACACCATTTCCCGGCAGATGAAAGAAAAGCTGGGCGACTGTAATGTGTACGCTTTTAGCTGTGAGGGCTATAAGGGTGTTTCCCAGTCCGCTGGTCATCATATTGCCAATAATCAGGTGTTCCGTCATATCGTGGGCGAGAACGACGAGCCGGTTGAGGGCAAATACAAGATCAACCTGCTAGGCGAGTACAACATCGGCGGCGACGGGTTCGAGATAGATCGGATTTTTAAGAAATGCGGGATCACTAATGTCTCCACCTTTTCCGGCAACTCCACCTATGAGCAGTTTGCCACAGCCCATCAGGCCGATCTGAATGCGGTTATGTGTCACCGGTCCATTAACTATGTGGCTGATATGCTGGAGACCAAGTTCGGTATCCCCTGGATCAAGGTGAACTTTATCGGTGCCGAGGCAACCGCTAAATCTCTGCGCAAGATAGCTGCCTATTTTGAGGATCAGGAGCTGATCGACACAGTAGAAGCGGTGATTGCCGAGGAAATGCCGGATGTTGATGCAGCTGCAACCGAAATTCTGCCCCGTACCGGCGGCAAAACAGCCATGATGTTTGTGGGTGGCTCCAGAGCCCATCATTATAAGGAGTTGTTTGACGAGTTGGGGATGAAGACCATCTCTGCTGGTTACGAGTTTGGTCATCGTGATGATTACGAGGGCCGTCGGGTTCTGCCGCACATTAAGGTGGATGCGGACAGTCGGAATATCGAGGAAATCGTGGTCGAAGCCGACGAAACCCGCTTTAGCCCTCGCAAGAGTGAAGAAGAGCTGAAGGCGTTGGAAGAAGGCGGTCTTAAATTCAAGGATTACGAAGGATTGGCCCCAGACTTAGAAGAGGGTACCTTGATCATCGACGACCTGAACCAGTACGAGGCTGAGAAGCTGGTCGAGCTGATGAAGCCGGACATTTTCTGTGCAGGTATCAAAGAGAAGTTCTCCATCCAGAAACTGGGCGTGCCCATGAAGCAGCTGCACAGCTATGACTCCGGCGGCCCCTATGCCGGATTCAAAGGCGCGATTAACTTCTACAAAGAGATTGATCGTCTGGTGAACAGCAGGGTCTGGAGTTATATGAAGGCCCCCTGGCAGGAAAACCCGCAGCTTTCCGGCACATACGTCTGGGAATAAACGGTCGTAGGGGCACGGCACGCCGTGCCCCTACACACCCATGTGCAGAAAAAACCGTAAGGGCACGGCATGCCGTGTCCCTACATCAGAATACGAGGTAAGAGGATGTTATTACGACATACCCCCAAAGAAATCAGCGAGCGCAAGGCCCTGACCATTAATCCGGCCAAGACCTGCCAGCCCATTGGTGCTATGTACGCGGCTCTGGGCATCCACGGATGCCTGCCGCACAGTCACGGCTCCCAGGGCTGCTGCGCCTATCACCGTTCAACCCTGACCCGGCATTATAAAGAGCCAATCTCGGCGGCGACCAGCTCCTTTACTGAAGGCGCGTCCGTGTTCGGCGGTCAGGCTAACCTGACCCAGGCCTTTAACAATATCTTCACGGTCTACAACCCGGAAATCGTGGCAGTGCATACCACCTGCCTGTCCGAGACCATTGGCGATGATTTGCCCCAGATTCGCAAAAAAGCGATTACGGAAGGCAAGATCCCGGAAGGAAAATACGTTATCGGCGCGTCCACGCCCAGCTATGTTGGTTCCCATGTGACCGGGTTCTCCAATATGGTTAAGGCCATGACCGAGCTGGCCGAGCCCACAGGTAAGAAGAACGGCAAGGTCAATATCATCCCTGGCTGGGTGGAACCCTGCGACATGGAGGAGCTGAAGCGGCTCACCAAGTTAATGGGTGTGGGCACGATCCTTTTTCCAGACACCTCTGGTGTGCTCAACAGCCCGCTGACCGGCGAATACAAGATGTTTCCCGCAGGCGGCACTACCATTGCCGAGCTGAAGTCCACCGCCGATTCAATGGGTACGCTGGCTTTGGGCGAGTGGTGTTCTGCTGATGCGGCCCGCCAGCTGGATAAACAGCACAAGGTTCCCTGCAAGGTTCTGGATATGCCTTTCGGTTTGAAGGCCACGGATCGTTTCATTGAAGCCCTGCGCACCATTGCCGGGGTCAACGTGCCCGAGGAAATTATGACCGAGCGCGGTCAGCTGGTGGATTTGATCTCGGACATGCACCAGTATTTCTATCATAAGAAAGTGGCCCTGGCAGGCGACCCGGATCAGCTCATCGCCATGACCGAGTTCCTGATTTCCATCGACATGTGTCCGGTCCACATTGTTACCGGTACTCCGGGTAAGAAGTTCGAGAAGCGGATCAGGGAGATCACAGCGGACATGCCTTTCGAGGTCAACGTCAAGGCCAAGGGCGATTTCTTTCTCCTCCATCAGTGGATGAAGAACGAGCCGGTGGACCTGCTGATCAGCAACACTTACGGCAAGTATATCGCCCGTGATGAGGATGTGCCGCTGATCCGCTGGGGCTTCCCTATCCTGGATCGTCAGGGGCATCAGTATTTTCCCACAGTTGGGTATAAGGGTGGGTTGCGGCTGCTGGAGAAGATCCTCTCCGCTATCATGGATCGCAAGGATCGGGATGATCCTGAGACCAAGTTTGAGTTGGTGCTGTAAGAGAAGTTACTGTACAGGAAGTAAAGAGAGGAAGAACAAAGAAGGATTCATGGCGGGGCCGGAAGGCTCCGCCTTTTTTGTTGCGTTTACTGGACCGGGCGGCTGGCTTGCCGTGGTTTCTACAGCTGAACTTGCAGTGTTCCCTCCGCGTTATATCTACGCGTCGCTCATCGACAAAAACGACATCTCCTTCTACCTCAATGTCATATTTTCTTCAAAAGCGTCTTGCCTGTAACGAAATGCTTCTTTAAAGCCCTCCTTGTAAACCACCATTAATATCTTGTTTTTGAAGTACATTTACCTTTACTCCGCCCCTGGTACGCTCTTTGCTTCTAAAGGATAAGAAGCAACGGCCTGAGGGCTGATCAATGCATCCGAACCTTACGAGAAAATAATGACTATCCAGCCTGTTACCCCCAAGAACCCCTGCGAACAATCCATGCGGATCAAATCCCTGATTCTGCCAGCTGCCCCGCAGGCCAATAACAAAAAACGTTTTGGCGAGATCGACAAACCCGATCCAGCTCTTTTGCCGGATGAAGCTATCGCCTGGATAGGTGACCTTGTAAAAGGCGGTAAGAAAATTCACGGAGTGAATATCTCCGGCCCTGGTGATGCCCTAGCAGACCAGAATACGCTTTTTTTCCTTCTCGATTTGCTCAAGGAAAAATATCCCGACTGCCCGGTCAAACTGACCACCATAGGTCTCAACGCAGCATCACTTGCTGCTGATCTGGCCAGCAAGGGGATTACCCAGGTTAACCTCCAAGTCGAAGCAGCGTCCACAGACATTGTAAAAAAAATATACGCCTGGATTCGCCCCGACAAAAGAACGGTACCGCTTCCTGAAGCGATAGAATTCCTGTTCCAAGAGCAAGGAAAGGCAATCGTCGCACTCAAAGACTCCGGAATTTCAGTTAATATACAGACCACAATCTATCCCGGTATAAACGACGAGCATATAGCTCCTCTTGCTGAAAAAGCTGTCTCCTGGGGCGCATCATCCATAGCCCTGCTTCCTTTTCAGCCGGTTTCTGAGGAAGAAACATTAGAAGCCTGTGACGCTGATCTGCTTGAGAACGCAAAAAAAGCCGCTGCGGCCCATCTTGAAGTTATTGATGATAAGGACGTATATCTGCCGCCCCCGTCAGGCGGAGATTTTCAGAATGCAACGACCCTCCTGCCCAAACCGAGCAAGGAGCGCCCGAACGTGGGCGTGGTCAGCGCAAGCGGCATGGATGTGGATCTCCATCTCGGCCAAGCCGACAGGGTGTTGATCTACGGCCCTCGTGAGGACGGGCTGGCCTGTCTTCTGGAATCACGAACCGCACCTGAGGCAGGAAGCGGCGATTCCCGCTGGCAAGCACTTGCCGACAAATGCCTGTTTGACTGCTTTGCCCTGCTGGCAACCAATGCCGGGCAAAATCCGCAAAAGGTTCTGGGCGATATGGGTATCAAGGTATTGCTGACCGAAGAGAATATCGAAGGCACCGTTGATGTGCTCTACGGTGGCGGCAAAAAAAAGAAATGTAAAAAATAATCCGTTAATATTCCATCCCGGCTCGGAAGGCCGAGATAAGAGAAAAAAGGAGCAAAAAATGGCAATTTCAGAACGGCAGATCCTGCTCTGTCAGAGCTTTCGCGCGGCAGGAGATAAAAAAGGTATCTGTCATAAGCAGAGCGAAGGATTACTGCAATATATTGAGGAAGAAGTACTGGATCGCGGCCTGGACTGTCTGATAAGCGGCACCACCTGCCTGAAACAATGCGAAAAGGGACCGGTTATGGTCATTCAACCGGAAAATTGGTGGTTCGGCAGCGTGGACAGCGAAGAGGCGGTTGATGCTATCCTGGACGGGCTGGAAGACGGCGAACCGGCAGAAGATTATCTGCTGGAAAGCTGAGAGAACAGACCCATGAGCGGGATAATGCCGAACATTGCCGGAAAAATACTGATCCGAGGGGCACGGGAAGAGGATCTCACGGGCCTGGTCTTTCTGCTGGAAGTTTTGTTCAGCATTGAAAAGGATTTTACTTTCAATGCGGACAAGCAGCAGCGAGGGTTACGACTGCTTGTACAGAGGCCTGACGCTGCGGTTCTGGTGGCGGAACGACAGGGTCGGATCATAGGCATGTGTACAGCGCAACTGCTCATTTCCACCGCTGAAGGCGGATTATCGACCCTGGTGGAAGATGTCGTGATCCTGCCCGCCTGGCAGGCACATGGCACCGGCAAAAGACTCATGGAGGCTGTCGCGGAATGGTCTGCGTTTCAGGGCGCAACCAGGATCCAATTACTGGCTGATCGCAATAATACAAGGGCACTGGGCTTTTATAATCGGATAGGCTACCGACCCACTGAACTGATCTGTCTACGCAAGGGAGCTGGGTAATGACAAAAAAAGCGGAGTTAATCCCCTTAGCGGGAATTGAACCCATCAGGGGCTGGGAAGAATTTCTTCAGGATGGAAAAGGATTTCTGAGCACGGCTTTAGCAGGGTATCAGAAGCGGCAGCAGGTCTTCACTGCTGAGATCCTTTATAATATTATAGCTATGGCCGTAGAGAAATTCATCATGGCAGCGCTGATGCGACATGGAGCCTTGCCCTATAACCATACTATGGCGGATCTGGTCGAGGCGATGGAAACCACCTTTCCGGGCAAAATGACAGCGATCGGTGCAGGATTACTGGAGATGGATAAGTATCAGGAGATATGCGATCTTGACGGGTTTAAAATCAGCCCGCCGGGCATGGAGAAAATTTCAGGGATGCTTGGACTGGCTGACAAGATACAGACCTTGGTAATTGAAGAACTTACGTGCTGAATATATGAAGGAGCACTGTGGAATGAGTGAAAAAATACCAATAATGAAGCTTGGCGTTGTCAAGGAAATCGTAGAAGCAACCGGCATGGGGATTTCCTATGCCTATGAAGACCTTGTTTTTCTCGATCATAACGCCCTGCTCCTCCAATTCACCCAAGACAGTGACACGGTTCTGGTGCATACCAACCGCGAGGCGGACACGGAACCGGCTCAGGCAACTCTTGCAGCCTTGAAACAGGCTGCCCGGGAAAGAGAAATGATCTTCCTTGACGGTCAGGTATACGCCTTGACGCAAGGAGAGGACGAACAGATCAATATTGAATTTATCCCGTAGCACAATAATATACGGATAGGTATTAACCAAATAAGTAAGGAAGGAGGCTCCGATGGCTAAAAAAGACGTTGAAGCATTGTTGATTGCAGGTGGCGAAGACAAACATGTTCGGGCAAAATATGATGTTCCGGGCAATAAAGAAGAATTTATCGCCTTAGCAGCGGAAGATGGTTATACATTTACGCTGGAAGAGCTTGACGAGGTGCTCAAGGAGGCCGGGGACGTGTTTGACAAATACGGCAACCCACCCAAGCGCTCTATCTGGTGGACCTGATGTAGGTTCATTGAGAGGAGGCTCATGTACCCCTGTCGCGGCTTGCGGTGGGGGTATTTTTTTTGCTCATTTATCCTGTTCTGCCCCTCATATCCCCTTTCCCTCATGCAACCCTTTGTTGACAAACAAGTTTTATTACGGTTACTGTGTATATGAATATACAATAGGGATTGCTCCTGACAACTCAACATCACCTGTTATCAGGAAAGAACGCTTGATAATCAATAGTTAGCACAAGAGAGCAAGAAAAAAATGTCAACAGCAACAGAGAATCAACAGGTAACACCTATCAACAGTATGGAATTGGCATACGAGACATTTCTGCACTGTCGTTTCCCCGGATCAGCTACGGAGTTATACCTTGATCTGCTCATTCGGACATTCGATCAGTTACGGCTTAATGACAGTCTGATAATAGAACTCCCTGATTCCTGGCTGCAATCCATTGGCTCGTATACCAAAAAAGAAATCAAAATCGATCCAACGGATGATGGCGTTCGGGTAAGCAGTTTACCTCCAAAGGGCCAACAATTACTGTCCCTCATCGAACTTGGAGCAAAGGAGCTACAAAGACTGTGGTCATTGGATGCAATAATAGCGGTCCGATCACTTGGATATACACTGCATCCCATTCCCAATTTTGTTCGTTCAAGCGAAATGTTCAATGCCAAGCTCTTCCTGTTCAGTTTCCGAGTTGCAGCATTTTGCTGGACTGAACTCTCTCAGGAGGCACAACAAGCACTTTGTGATATAGTAGGTGCTCACCGAGACAAAGTTGAGAAAATGCATAACAAAGAAGGATTTTCCATTGATATCTTTGGCTATTCCCGTAAACATTGACGACATGCCTTCCTCTCCGTTATCAAGGGGGGTGAACGAAAGATAACAACTCATACCATCACAACTACTCCTGTGCTAACAACCTTGCAGGTAAAATTATCCATACCAAAAGGAGGTCGTACCATGAGGGCTATTTCACAACACAGATACTTATTCGCTGCCATTCTTACTTTGGCGGG from Candidatus Electrothrix communis encodes the following:
- the nifK gene encoding nitrogenase molybdenum-iron protein subunit beta, which translates into the protein MLLRHTPKEISERKALTINPAKTCQPIGAMYAALGIHGCLPHSHGSQGCCAYHRSTLTRHYKEPISAATSSFTEGASVFGGQANLTQAFNNIFTVYNPEIVAVHTTCLSETIGDDLPQIRKKAITEGKIPEGKYVIGASTPSYVGSHVTGFSNMVKAMTELAEPTGKKNGKVNIIPGWVEPCDMEELKRLTKLMGVGTILFPDTSGVLNSPLTGEYKMFPAGGTTIAELKSTADSMGTLALGEWCSADAARQLDKQHKVPCKVLDMPFGLKATDRFIEALRTIAGVNVPEEIMTERGQLVDLISDMHQYFYHKKVALAGDPDQLIAMTEFLISIDMCPVHIVTGTPGKKFEKRIREITADMPFEVNVKAKGDFFLLHQWMKNEPVDLLISNTYGKYIARDEDVPLIRWGFPILDRQGHQYFPTVGYKGGLRLLEKILSAIMDRKDRDDPETKFELVL
- a CDS encoding P-II family nitrogen regulator — encoded protein: MKEVIAVVRINMMNQTKQALSDAGVDAYFAREAQGRGKGFANPKVLEGVDEGYEEAAAVLGEKGKLYPKRVLTVVVEDDKVDDVVQAIIAPNKTGKPGDGKIFILPVADSVRVRTGESGEEAIV
- a CDS encoding radical SAM protein; this translates as MTIQPVTPKNPCEQSMRIKSLILPAAPQANNKKRFGEIDKPDPALLPDEAIAWIGDLVKGGKKIHGVNISGPGDALADQNTLFFLLDLLKEKYPDCPVKLTTIGLNAASLAADLASKGITQVNLQVEAASTDIVKKIYAWIRPDKRTVPLPEAIEFLFQEQGKAIVALKDSGISVNIQTTIYPGINDEHIAPLAEKAVSWGASSIALLPFQPVSEEETLEACDADLLENAKKAAAAHLEVIDDKDVYLPPPSGGDFQNATTLLPKPSKERPNVGVVSASGMDVDLHLGQADRVLIYGPREDGLACLLESRTAPEAGSGDSRWQALADKCLFDCFALLATNAGQNPQKVLGDMGIKVLLTEENIEGTVDVLYGGGKKKKCKK
- the nifD gene encoding nitrogenase molybdenum-iron protein alpha chain produces the protein MGAAEKLVQWNPTDIKAELIKKYPPKVARKRAKQIMINEALENGTPEITANVRTIPGIITMRGCTYAGCKGVIMGPTRDIVNLVHGPIGCSFYAWLTRRNQTDAGPEGPAGENFMNYCFSTDMQDQDIIFGGEKKLEQAIQEAYDLFHPKSIAVFATCPVGLIGDDIHTISRQMKEKLGDCNVYAFSCEGYKGVSQSAGHHIANNQVFRHIVGENDEPVEGKYKINLLGEYNIGGDGFEIDRIFKKCGITNVSTFSGNSTYEQFATAHQADLNAVMCHRSINYVADMLETKFGIPWIKVNFIGAEATAKSLRKIAAYFEDQELIDTVEAVIAEEMPDVDAAATEILPRTGGKTAMMFVGGSRAHHYKELFDELGMKTISAGYEFGHRDDYEGRRVLPHIKVDADSRNIEEIVVEADETRFSPRKSEEELKALEEGGLKFKDYEGLAPDLEEGTLIIDDLNQYEAEKLVELMKPDIFCAGIKEKFSIQKLGVPMKQLHSYDSGGPYAGFKGAINFYKEIDRLVNSRVWSYMKAPWQENPQLSGTYVWE
- a CDS encoding P-II family nitrogen regulator, with the translated sequence MLMIRAIVRPEKSDEILAALMDAGFPAVTKYSVAGRGKQRGIKIGDVTYDEIPKTMLMSVVRDEDKDFVIQTIMDTARTSEKGAFGDGKIFVSEVEELYTISSGLKEGVAEEAA
- the nifH gene encoding nitrogenase iron protein — translated: MRKVAIYGKGGIGKSTTTQNTVAGLCELGRKVMVVGCDPKADSTRLLLGGLAQKSVLDTLREEGEDVELEDIRKAGYGGTWCVESGGPEPGVGCAGRGIITSINMLESLGAYEESEELDYAFYDVLGDVVCGGFAMPIRDGKAEEIYIVVSGEMMAMYAANNISKGIMKFAQSGNVRLGGLICNSRAVDNEQEMIEKFAEKLGTQMIWFVPRDNDVQRAEINRKTVIEWKPEVPQAEKYRGLAKAIDANEKFVIPTPMEIEELEALLMEFGLMN
- a CDS encoding GNAT family N-acetyltransferase → MSGIMPNIAGKILIRGAREEDLTGLVFLLEVLFSIEKDFTFNADKQQRGLRLLVQRPDAAVLVAERQGRIIGMCTAQLLISTAEGGLSTLVEDVVILPAWQAHGTGKRLMEAVAEWSAFQGATRIQLLADRNNTRALGFYNRIGYRPTELICLRKGAG
- a CDS encoding DUF4263 domain-containing protein translates to MRNIGSENDDLYKTLTNGSVSITRNKDTTFRDEGEEVVIEYRPFQEEIDTSALSNEEQKYALSHSYKLLHFYDDVIGCNEHIGGCDVVCIYPLIITSGRNYLKNKYNKIEEIHLEGFGFTYPNTPDDLLNIFNILPEGFSRNLLFGIGLLQRYRFIIKTVEETQHIRILSISKVCKTGFREEDRAYCINFEDFEQLRRGLNRIEDLQKKEGSKQKDIFTFNNLLHKFNPSMYRKKIYKYRYDIAFNSISDIETSKKHEIYSKYKNEIFKIKKDVELCSLEILIEKYQEKLKKQLGEKHWQDLFNENPFILSMIFGCPVIKVQDQASVGGLKFSGSGDKIADFLSKNLLTNNTAIIEIKTPQEALIGKKYRENVYSPSVALSGSLNQVLDQKYKLQKSIASLKEESRISDIETYAVHCALVIGKMPDDWEKQKSFEIFRKNSRNVEIITFDELLEKLKLLHVLLSTNEVE
- a CDS encoding Nif11-like leader peptide family natural product precursor, coding for MAKKDVEALLIAGGEDKHVRAKYDVPGNKEEFIALAAEDGYTFTLEELDEVLKEAGDVFDKYGNPPKRSIWWT
- a CDS encoding (2Fe-2S) ferredoxin domain-containing protein, with the translated sequence MAISERQILLCQSFRAAGDKKGICHKQSEGLLQYIEEEVLDRGLDCLISGTTCLKQCEKGPVMVIQPENWWFGSVDSEEAVDAILDGLEDGEPAEDYLLES